A stretch of Pomacea canaliculata isolate SZHN2017 linkage group LG6, ASM307304v1, whole genome shotgun sequence DNA encodes these proteins:
- the LOC112566811 gene encoding feline leukemia virus subgroup C receptor-related protein 2-like isoform X5 yields the protein MEKKPARGQRVAFAGGTRDAPDASEHTGFMQNTLADMECHDCASFVLCPWLRTEPERIGNKPGRSGSDPVEHDAVAIHMTEVSPGPVTKDADTNQKKLGKKGPEVVLYKRRWLMLALFSLFSMSNAYMWIHLNIIANVILRFYNESLPEDSLKQETAVDWLSLVYMLVYLVFIPFEGMTVSFGAGMYILNSHGLRINNLLGCAINAIGAWLKCSAVHPASFHLLMLAQTLCGLAQVFIVSIPPRLAAVWFGHNEVSTATGIGVFGNQVGVALGFLIPPIIVPNSDSLDEIAENLNGMFYGGATICTIILLLMMCLFQSKPQHAPSKAQLLRRKTPVSANYYKSILRLMQSPSFVLLTISYGLITGCYYAFSTLLNFIVLTYFPGEEVMAGYIGLVIIITGIFGAVLAGFWLDHTKYFKATSVSIYLLCAMGMLTLTFILTLKDIGIVFVTSGVLGFFYDWISPCRLRVRSRDHLPRTGGDFLRTVNNKRHGVWDRDDYRYAHHDEPDQRPGSQHLCHSRSIHRHDHDSSNKSTV from the exons ATGGAGAAGAAGCCAGCACGCGGACAGAGAGTTGCGTTCGCTGGGGGCACGCGCGACGCCCCAGACGCCAGTGAACACACCGGGTTCATGCAGAACACACTGGCAGACATGGAATGCCACGACTGCGCCAGCTTCG TGCTGTGCCCTTGGCTACGAACGGAGCCAGAACGAATCGGTAATAAGCCAGGAAGGTCAGGCTCGGATCCGGTAGAGCACGATGCCGTCGCCATTCACATGACAGAAGTGTCCCCTGGGCCCGTTACGAAAGATGCCGACACCAATCAAAAGAAGCTCGGAAAAAAGGGCCCCGAGGTGGTGCTGTACAAGAGGCGCTGGTTGATGCTGGCGCTGTTCTCTTTGTTCTCGATGTCTAACGCCTACATGTGGATCCACCTCAACATCATCGCCAACGTCATCCTTCGCTTCTACAACGAGAGTCTGCCAGAGGACAGCCTGAAACAGGAGACGGCCGTCGACTGGTTGTCTTTGGTGTACATGTTGGTATATCTCGTCTTTATACCATTTG AGGGAATGACAGTCTCATTTGGGGCAGGCATGTACATCCTCAACTCTCACGGACTGCGTATCAACAACCTGCTGGGTTGCGCCATCAACGCCATAGGCGCCTGGCTCAAGTGCAGCGCCGTCCACCCGGCCAGCTTCCACCTGCTGATGTTGGCGCAAACACTGTGTGGGCTCGCGCAGGTTTTCATTGTCAGCATCCCTCCTCGACTGGCGGCCGTGTGGTTCGGACACAATGAAGTATCCACAGCTACCGGCATCGGCGTCTTTGGCAATCAG GTGGGCGTGGCACTGGGCTTCCTGATTCCTCCCATCATCGTGCCCAACTCCGACTCTTTGGATGAGATCGCGGAGAACCTGAACGGCATGTTCTACGGAGGCGCCACCATCTGCACCATTATTCTGCTTCTCATGATGTGCT TATTTCAGAGTAAGCCTCAGCATGCTCCCAGCAAAGCTCAGTTGCTGCGGAGGAAGACGCCGGTGAGCGCCAACTACTACAAATCCATTCTTCGACTCATGCAAAGTCCCAGCTTCGTGCTTCTCACCATCTCCTACGGTTTGATCACGGGTTGTTATTACGCCTTCTCCACCCTGCTGAACTTCATAGTCCTGACCTACTTCCCAGGTGAGGAGGTCATGGCAGGTTACATCGGCCTCGTCATTATAATCACCGGCATCTTCGGCGCCGTCCTTGCCGGATTTTGGCTGGACCACACCAAGTATTTCAA GGCTACCTCCGTGTCCATCTACCTGTTGTGTGCCATGGGGATGCTGACGCTCACATTTATATTAACCTTGAAGGACATCGGCATTGTGTTTGTGACTTCAGGAGTTTTAGGGT TTTTTTATGACTGGATATCTCCCTGTCGGCTACGAGTTCGCAGCAGAGATCACCTACCCAGAACCGGAGGGGATTTCCTCCGGACTGTTAACAACAAGCGCCATG GTGTTTGGGATCGTGATGACTATCGGTATGCGCACCATGATGAACCAGATCAGCGTCCAGGCAGCCAACATCTTTGTCACAGTCGTTCTATTCATCGGCACGATCATGACAG ctCTAATAAAAGCACAGTATAA
- the LOC112566811 gene encoding feline leukemia virus subgroup C receptor-related protein 2-like isoform X1, whose protein sequence is MEKKPARGQRVAFAGGTRDAPDASEHTGFMQNTLADMECHDCASFVLCPWLRTEPERIGNKPGRSGSDPVEHDAVAIHMTEVSPGPVTKDADTNQKKLGKKGPEVVLYKRRWLMLALFSLFSMSNAYMWIHLNIIANVILRFYNESLPEDSLKQETAVDWLSLVYMLVYLVFIPFEGMTVSFGAGMYILNSHGLRINNLLGCAINAIGAWLKCSAVHPASFHLLMLAQTLCGLAQVFIVSIPPRLAAVWFGHNEVSTATGIGVFGNQVGVALGFLIPPIIVPNSDSLDEIAENLNGMFYGGATICTIILLLMMCLFQSKPQHAPSKAQLLRRKTPVSANYYKSILRLMQSPSFVLLTISYGLITGCYYAFSTLLNFIVLTYFPGEEVMAGYIGLVIIITGIFGAVLAGFWLDHTKYFKATSVSIYLLCAMGMLTLTFILTLKDIGIVFVTSGVLGFFMTGYLPVGYEFAAEITYPEPEGISSGLLTTSAMVFGIVMTIGMRTMMNQISVQAANIFVTVVLFIGTIMTALIKAQYKRQEAEKKPQKRVLQQGKNPKQRNKSRTQRNKSQPRRSKSPQQQTENL, encoded by the exons ATGGAGAAGAAGCCAGCACGCGGACAGAGAGTTGCGTTCGCTGGGGGCACGCGCGACGCCCCAGACGCCAGTGAACACACCGGGTTCATGCAGAACACACTGGCAGACATGGAATGCCACGACTGCGCCAGCTTCG TGCTGTGCCCTTGGCTACGAACGGAGCCAGAACGAATCGGTAATAAGCCAGGAAGGTCAGGCTCGGATCCGGTAGAGCACGATGCCGTCGCCATTCACATGACAGAAGTGTCCCCTGGGCCCGTTACGAAAGATGCCGACACCAATCAAAAGAAGCTCGGAAAAAAGGGCCCCGAGGTGGTGCTGTACAAGAGGCGCTGGTTGATGCTGGCGCTGTTCTCTTTGTTCTCGATGTCTAACGCCTACATGTGGATCCACCTCAACATCATCGCCAACGTCATCCTTCGCTTCTACAACGAGAGTCTGCCAGAGGACAGCCTGAAACAGGAGACGGCCGTCGACTGGTTGTCTTTGGTGTACATGTTGGTATATCTCGTCTTTATACCATTTG AGGGAATGACAGTCTCATTTGGGGCAGGCATGTACATCCTCAACTCTCACGGACTGCGTATCAACAACCTGCTGGGTTGCGCCATCAACGCCATAGGCGCCTGGCTCAAGTGCAGCGCCGTCCACCCGGCCAGCTTCCACCTGCTGATGTTGGCGCAAACACTGTGTGGGCTCGCGCAGGTTTTCATTGTCAGCATCCCTCCTCGACTGGCGGCCGTGTGGTTCGGACACAATGAAGTATCCACAGCTACCGGCATCGGCGTCTTTGGCAATCAG GTGGGCGTGGCACTGGGCTTCCTGATTCCTCCCATCATCGTGCCCAACTCCGACTCTTTGGATGAGATCGCGGAGAACCTGAACGGCATGTTCTACGGAGGCGCCACCATCTGCACCATTATTCTGCTTCTCATGATGTGCT TATTTCAGAGTAAGCCTCAGCATGCTCCCAGCAAAGCTCAGTTGCTGCGGAGGAAGACGCCGGTGAGCGCCAACTACTACAAATCCATTCTTCGACTCATGCAAAGTCCCAGCTTCGTGCTTCTCACCATCTCCTACGGTTTGATCACGGGTTGTTATTACGCCTTCTCCACCCTGCTGAACTTCATAGTCCTGACCTACTTCCCAGGTGAGGAGGTCATGGCAGGTTACATCGGCCTCGTCATTATAATCACCGGCATCTTCGGCGCCGTCCTTGCCGGATTTTGGCTGGACCACACCAAGTATTTCAA GGCTACCTCCGTGTCCATCTACCTGTTGTGTGCCATGGGGATGCTGACGCTCACATTTATATTAACCTTGAAGGACATCGGCATTGTGTTTGTGACTTCAGGAGTTTTAGG GTTTTTTATGACTGGATATCTCCCTGTCGGCTACGAGTTCGCAGCAGAGATCACCTACCCAGAACCGGAGGGGATTTCCTCCGGACTGTTAACAACAAGCGCCATG GTGTTTGGGATCGTGATGACTATCGGTATGCGCACCATGATGAACCAGATCAGCGTCCAGGCAGCCAACATCTTTGTCACAGTCGTTCTATTCATCGGCACGATCATGACAG ctCTAATAAAAGCACAGTATAAAAGACAAGAAGCAGAAAAGAAG CCGCAAAAACGCGTGCTACAGCAAGGGAAAAACCCGAAACAGCGAAACAAAAGTCGGACACAACGAAACAAAAGTCAACCTCGACGAAGTAAAAGTCCGCAACAGCAAACCGAAAATCTGTAA
- the LOC112566811 gene encoding feline leukemia virus subgroup C receptor-related protein 2-like isoform X3: MEKKPARGQRVAFAGGTRDAPDASEHTGFMQNTLADMECHDCASFVLCPWLRTEPERIGNKPGRSGSDPVEHDAVAIHMTEVSPGPVTKDADTNQKKLGKKGPEVVLYKRRWLMLALFSLFSMSNAYMWIHLNIIANVILRFYNESLPEDSLKQETAVDWLSLVYMLVYLVFIPFGMYILNSHGLRINNLLGCAINAIGAWLKCSAVHPASFHLLMLAQTLCGLAQVFIVSIPPRLAAVWFGHNEVSTATGIGVFGNQVGVALGFLIPPIIVPNSDSLDEIAENLNGMFYGGATICTIILLLMMCLFQSKPQHAPSKAQLLRRKTPVSANYYKSILRLMQSPSFVLLTISYGLITGCYYAFSTLLNFIVLTYFPGEEVMAGYIGLVIIITGIFGAVLAGFWLDHTKYFKATSVSIYLLCAMGMLTLTFILTLKDIGIVFVTSGVLGFFMTGYLPVGYEFAAEITYPEPEGISSGLLTTSAMVFGIVMTIGMRTMMNQISVQAANIFVTVVLFIGTIMTALIKAQYKRQEAEKKPQKRVLQQGKNPKQRNKSRTQRNKSQPRRSKSPQQQTENL; the protein is encoded by the exons ATGGAGAAGAAGCCAGCACGCGGACAGAGAGTTGCGTTCGCTGGGGGCACGCGCGACGCCCCAGACGCCAGTGAACACACCGGGTTCATGCAGAACACACTGGCAGACATGGAATGCCACGACTGCGCCAGCTTCG TGCTGTGCCCTTGGCTACGAACGGAGCCAGAACGAATCGGTAATAAGCCAGGAAGGTCAGGCTCGGATCCGGTAGAGCACGATGCCGTCGCCATTCACATGACAGAAGTGTCCCCTGGGCCCGTTACGAAAGATGCCGACACCAATCAAAAGAAGCTCGGAAAAAAGGGCCCCGAGGTGGTGCTGTACAAGAGGCGCTGGTTGATGCTGGCGCTGTTCTCTTTGTTCTCGATGTCTAACGCCTACATGTGGATCCACCTCAACATCATCGCCAACGTCATCCTTCGCTTCTACAACGAGAGTCTGCCAGAGGACAGCCTGAAACAGGAGACGGCCGTCGACTGGTTGTCTTTGGTGTACATGTTGGTATATCTCGTCTTTATACCATTTG GCATGTACATCCTCAACTCTCACGGACTGCGTATCAACAACCTGCTGGGTTGCGCCATCAACGCCATAGGCGCCTGGCTCAAGTGCAGCGCCGTCCACCCGGCCAGCTTCCACCTGCTGATGTTGGCGCAAACACTGTGTGGGCTCGCGCAGGTTTTCATTGTCAGCATCCCTCCTCGACTGGCGGCCGTGTGGTTCGGACACAATGAAGTATCCACAGCTACCGGCATCGGCGTCTTTGGCAATCAG GTGGGCGTGGCACTGGGCTTCCTGATTCCTCCCATCATCGTGCCCAACTCCGACTCTTTGGATGAGATCGCGGAGAACCTGAACGGCATGTTCTACGGAGGCGCCACCATCTGCACCATTATTCTGCTTCTCATGATGTGCT TATTTCAGAGTAAGCCTCAGCATGCTCCCAGCAAAGCTCAGTTGCTGCGGAGGAAGACGCCGGTGAGCGCCAACTACTACAAATCCATTCTTCGACTCATGCAAAGTCCCAGCTTCGTGCTTCTCACCATCTCCTACGGTTTGATCACGGGTTGTTATTACGCCTTCTCCACCCTGCTGAACTTCATAGTCCTGACCTACTTCCCAGGTGAGGAGGTCATGGCAGGTTACATCGGCCTCGTCATTATAATCACCGGCATCTTCGGCGCCGTCCTTGCCGGATTTTGGCTGGACCACACCAAGTATTTCAA GGCTACCTCCGTGTCCATCTACCTGTTGTGTGCCATGGGGATGCTGACGCTCACATTTATATTAACCTTGAAGGACATCGGCATTGTGTTTGTGACTTCAGGAGTTTTAGG GTTTTTTATGACTGGATATCTCCCTGTCGGCTACGAGTTCGCAGCAGAGATCACCTACCCAGAACCGGAGGGGATTTCCTCCGGACTGTTAACAACAAGCGCCATG GTGTTTGGGATCGTGATGACTATCGGTATGCGCACCATGATGAACCAGATCAGCGTCCAGGCAGCCAACATCTTTGTCACAGTCGTTCTATTCATCGGCACGATCATGACAG ctCTAATAAAAGCACAGTATAAAAGACAAGAAGCAGAAAAGAAG CCGCAAAAACGCGTGCTACAGCAAGGGAAAAACCCGAAACAGCGAAACAAAAGTCGGACACAACGAAACAAAAGTCAACCTCGACGAAGTAAAAGTCCGCAACAGCAAACCGAAAATCTGTAA
- the LOC112566459 gene encoding uncharacterized protein LOC112566459 yields MHSTVASLQNVRKQRQLELQLVDLDRKWYTELKGIARERLGVLKELCRINQDLRERDHFSGAVRGRDLARLADRAQDRLVQEKESRLLRKFQFEPDPVEKLSLTTLPLSADEVRLGEDRGKVMTSRDFTRQRMQLQKLNSEQSLFERRTKRRAFLDKSIIGPRKGHVRDRARGSGWGIDRYAVLTNVVSGEASRKDVDHTTTVIADDRSPASDVDDTSRLHEHFRSPSLPALNAKDELEPELEETGVRVHPSLSGNHSASLDYLPVIRDVTRQQDLMSSSPRVSLADEHLPPIVKT; encoded by the exons ATGCATTCAACCGTCGCCTCGCTGCAGAACGTTCGCAAACAGCGACAACTGGAACTGCAACTGGTGGACCTGGACCGTAAATGGTACACTGAGTTGAAAG GCATTGCGCGGGAGCGCCTGGGAGTGCTGAAGGAACTATGTCGCATCAACCAGGACCTGCGAGAGCGGGACCACTTCTCGGGCGCTGTGCGGGGTCGTGACCTCGCACGCCTGGCTGACCGCGCGCAGGACCGCCTGGTGCAGGAGAAGGAGAGCCGGCTGCTGAGGAAGTTCCAGTTTGAGCCTGATCCCGTGGAGAAGCTGAGCCTGACCACGCTGCCTTTGAGCGCCGACGAGGTCAGGCTCGGGGAGGATCGCGGGAAGGtcatgacatcacgtgacttcacccGCCAGCGCATGCAGCTGCAGAAGCTGAACTCGGAGCAGAGCCTCTTCGAGCGGCGCACAAAGCGGCGAGCGTTTCTGGACAAGAGCATCATCGGACCGCGGAAAGGTCACGTGCGAGACCGCGCGCGGGGGAGTGGATGGGGCATCGACAGGTACGCCGTCCTCACCAACGTCGTCAGCGGGGAGGCGAGCCGGAAAGACGTCGACCACACCACCACTGTCATCGCCGACGACAGATCCCCGGCCAGCGATGTCGACGACACAAGCAGGCTACACGAGCACTTCCGGTCACCCAGCCTCCCGGCGCTGAACGCCAAGGACGAACTGGAGCCGGAGCTGGAGGAGACGGGGGTGAGAGTTCATCCTTCCCTCAGCGGCAATCACAGCGCCTCTCTGGATTATCTGCCCGTCATTCGTGATGTCACGCGACAACAGGACTTAATGTCCTCCTCGCCTCGTGTTTCTTTGGCCGACGAGCATCTTCCGCCTATAGTTAAAACATGA
- the LOC112566811 gene encoding feline leukemia virus subgroup C receptor-related protein 2-like isoform X4, whose product MEKKPARGQRVAFAGGTRDAPDASEHTGFMQNTLADMECHDCASFVLCPWLRTEPERIGNKPGRSGSDPVEHDAVAIHMTEVSPGPVTKDADTNQKKLGKKGPEVVLYKRRWLMLALFSLFSMSNAYMWIHLNIIANVILRFYNESLPEDSLKQETAVDWLSLVYMLVYLVFIPFEGMTVSFGAGMYILNSHGLRINNLLGCAINAIGAWLKCSAVHPASFHLLMLAQTLCGLAQVFIVSIPPRLAAVWFGHNEVSTATGIGVFGNQVGVALGFLIPPIIVPNSDSLDEIAENLNGMFYGGATICTIILLLMMCLFQSKPQHAPSKAQLLRRKTPVSANYYKSILRLMQSPSFVLLTISYGLITGCYYAFSTLLNFIVLTYFPGEEVMAGYIGLVIIITGIFGAVLAGFWLDHTKYFKATSVSIYLLCAMGMLTLTFILTLKDIGIVFVTSGVLGFFMTGYLPVGYEFAAEITYPEPEGISSGLLTTSAMVFGIVMTIGMRTMMNQISVQAANIFVTVVLFIGTIMTALIKAQYKRQEAEKKVLVIVDEMEVDVCDETQELQNHES is encoded by the exons ATGGAGAAGAAGCCAGCACGCGGACAGAGAGTTGCGTTCGCTGGGGGCACGCGCGACGCCCCAGACGCCAGTGAACACACCGGGTTCATGCAGAACACACTGGCAGACATGGAATGCCACGACTGCGCCAGCTTCG TGCTGTGCCCTTGGCTACGAACGGAGCCAGAACGAATCGGTAATAAGCCAGGAAGGTCAGGCTCGGATCCGGTAGAGCACGATGCCGTCGCCATTCACATGACAGAAGTGTCCCCTGGGCCCGTTACGAAAGATGCCGACACCAATCAAAAGAAGCTCGGAAAAAAGGGCCCCGAGGTGGTGCTGTACAAGAGGCGCTGGTTGATGCTGGCGCTGTTCTCTTTGTTCTCGATGTCTAACGCCTACATGTGGATCCACCTCAACATCATCGCCAACGTCATCCTTCGCTTCTACAACGAGAGTCTGCCAGAGGACAGCCTGAAACAGGAGACGGCCGTCGACTGGTTGTCTTTGGTGTACATGTTGGTATATCTCGTCTTTATACCATTTG AGGGAATGACAGTCTCATTTGGGGCAGGCATGTACATCCTCAACTCTCACGGACTGCGTATCAACAACCTGCTGGGTTGCGCCATCAACGCCATAGGCGCCTGGCTCAAGTGCAGCGCCGTCCACCCGGCCAGCTTCCACCTGCTGATGTTGGCGCAAACACTGTGTGGGCTCGCGCAGGTTTTCATTGTCAGCATCCCTCCTCGACTGGCGGCCGTGTGGTTCGGACACAATGAAGTATCCACAGCTACCGGCATCGGCGTCTTTGGCAATCAG GTGGGCGTGGCACTGGGCTTCCTGATTCCTCCCATCATCGTGCCCAACTCCGACTCTTTGGATGAGATCGCGGAGAACCTGAACGGCATGTTCTACGGAGGCGCCACCATCTGCACCATTATTCTGCTTCTCATGATGTGCT TATTTCAGAGTAAGCCTCAGCATGCTCCCAGCAAAGCTCAGTTGCTGCGGAGGAAGACGCCGGTGAGCGCCAACTACTACAAATCCATTCTTCGACTCATGCAAAGTCCCAGCTTCGTGCTTCTCACCATCTCCTACGGTTTGATCACGGGTTGTTATTACGCCTTCTCCACCCTGCTGAACTTCATAGTCCTGACCTACTTCCCAGGTGAGGAGGTCATGGCAGGTTACATCGGCCTCGTCATTATAATCACCGGCATCTTCGGCGCCGTCCTTGCCGGATTTTGGCTGGACCACACCAAGTATTTCAA GGCTACCTCCGTGTCCATCTACCTGTTGTGTGCCATGGGGATGCTGACGCTCACATTTATATTAACCTTGAAGGACATCGGCATTGTGTTTGTGACTTCAGGAGTTTTAGG GTTTTTTATGACTGGATATCTCCCTGTCGGCTACGAGTTCGCAGCAGAGATCACCTACCCAGAACCGGAGGGGATTTCCTCCGGACTGTTAACAACAAGCGCCATG GTGTTTGGGATCGTGATGACTATCGGTATGCGCACCATGATGAACCAGATCAGCGTCCAGGCAGCCAACATCTTTGTCACAGTCGTTCTATTCATCGGCACGATCATGACAG ctCTAATAAAAGCACAGTATAAAAGACAAGAAGCAGAAAAGAAG GTTCTTGTCATCGTGGATGAGATGGAGGTAGACGTTTGCGATGAAACTCAAGAACTGCAGAATCACGAAAGCTGA
- the LOC112566811 gene encoding feline leukemia virus subgroup C receptor-related protein 2-like isoform X2: MEKKPARGQRVAFAGGTRDAPDASEHTGFMQNTLADMECHDCASFVLCPWLRTEPERIGNKPGRSGSDPVEHDAVAIHMTEVSPGPVTKDADTNQKKLGKKGPEVVLYKRRWLMLALFSLFSMSNAYMWIHLNIIANVILRFYNESLPEDSLKQETAVDWLSLVYMLVYLVFIPFVSFGAGMYILNSHGLRINNLLGCAINAIGAWLKCSAVHPASFHLLMLAQTLCGLAQVFIVSIPPRLAAVWFGHNEVSTATGIGVFGNQVGVALGFLIPPIIVPNSDSLDEIAENLNGMFYGGATICTIILLLMMCLFQSKPQHAPSKAQLLRRKTPVSANYYKSILRLMQSPSFVLLTISYGLITGCYYAFSTLLNFIVLTYFPGEEVMAGYIGLVIIITGIFGAVLAGFWLDHTKYFKATSVSIYLLCAMGMLTLTFILTLKDIGIVFVTSGVLGFFMTGYLPVGYEFAAEITYPEPEGISSGLLTTSAMVFGIVMTIGMRTMMNQISVQAANIFVTVVLFIGTIMTALIKAQYKRQEAEKKPQKRVLQQGKNPKQRNKSRTQRNKSQPRRSKSPQQQTENL; encoded by the exons ATGGAGAAGAAGCCAGCACGCGGACAGAGAGTTGCGTTCGCTGGGGGCACGCGCGACGCCCCAGACGCCAGTGAACACACCGGGTTCATGCAGAACACACTGGCAGACATGGAATGCCACGACTGCGCCAGCTTCG TGCTGTGCCCTTGGCTACGAACGGAGCCAGAACGAATCGGTAATAAGCCAGGAAGGTCAGGCTCGGATCCGGTAGAGCACGATGCCGTCGCCATTCACATGACAGAAGTGTCCCCTGGGCCCGTTACGAAAGATGCCGACACCAATCAAAAGAAGCTCGGAAAAAAGGGCCCCGAGGTGGTGCTGTACAAGAGGCGCTGGTTGATGCTGGCGCTGTTCTCTTTGTTCTCGATGTCTAACGCCTACATGTGGATCCACCTCAACATCATCGCCAACGTCATCCTTCGCTTCTACAACGAGAGTCTGCCAGAGGACAGCCTGAAACAGGAGACGGCCGTCGACTGGTTGTCTTTGGTGTACATGTTGGTATATCTCGTCTTTATACCATTTG TCTCATTTGGGGCAGGCATGTACATCCTCAACTCTCACGGACTGCGTATCAACAACCTGCTGGGTTGCGCCATCAACGCCATAGGCGCCTGGCTCAAGTGCAGCGCCGTCCACCCGGCCAGCTTCCACCTGCTGATGTTGGCGCAAACACTGTGTGGGCTCGCGCAGGTTTTCATTGTCAGCATCCCTCCTCGACTGGCGGCCGTGTGGTTCGGACACAATGAAGTATCCACAGCTACCGGCATCGGCGTCTTTGGCAATCAG GTGGGCGTGGCACTGGGCTTCCTGATTCCTCCCATCATCGTGCCCAACTCCGACTCTTTGGATGAGATCGCGGAGAACCTGAACGGCATGTTCTACGGAGGCGCCACCATCTGCACCATTATTCTGCTTCTCATGATGTGCT TATTTCAGAGTAAGCCTCAGCATGCTCCCAGCAAAGCTCAGTTGCTGCGGAGGAAGACGCCGGTGAGCGCCAACTACTACAAATCCATTCTTCGACTCATGCAAAGTCCCAGCTTCGTGCTTCTCACCATCTCCTACGGTTTGATCACGGGTTGTTATTACGCCTTCTCCACCCTGCTGAACTTCATAGTCCTGACCTACTTCCCAGGTGAGGAGGTCATGGCAGGTTACATCGGCCTCGTCATTATAATCACCGGCATCTTCGGCGCCGTCCTTGCCGGATTTTGGCTGGACCACACCAAGTATTTCAA GGCTACCTCCGTGTCCATCTACCTGTTGTGTGCCATGGGGATGCTGACGCTCACATTTATATTAACCTTGAAGGACATCGGCATTGTGTTTGTGACTTCAGGAGTTTTAGG GTTTTTTATGACTGGATATCTCCCTGTCGGCTACGAGTTCGCAGCAGAGATCACCTACCCAGAACCGGAGGGGATTTCCTCCGGACTGTTAACAACAAGCGCCATG GTGTTTGGGATCGTGATGACTATCGGTATGCGCACCATGATGAACCAGATCAGCGTCCAGGCAGCCAACATCTTTGTCACAGTCGTTCTATTCATCGGCACGATCATGACAG ctCTAATAAAAGCACAGTATAAAAGACAAGAAGCAGAAAAGAAG CCGCAAAAACGCGTGCTACAGCAAGGGAAAAACCCGAAACAGCGAAACAAAAGTCGGACACAACGAAACAAAAGTCAACCTCGACGAAGTAAAAGTCCGCAACAGCAAACCGAAAATCTGTAA